In the genome of Spea bombifrons isolate aSpeBom1 chromosome 11, aSpeBom1.2.pri, whole genome shotgun sequence, one region contains:
- the LOC128468210 gene encoding histone H2A type 2-B-like, with protein MRLSRVQMRPPMNRIGYQGGGLSRDIMSGRGKQGGKVRAKAKTRSSRAGLQFPVGRVHRLLRKGNYAERVGAGAPVYLAAVLEYLTAEILELAGNAARDNKKTRIIPRHLQLAVRNDEELNKLLGGVTIAQGGVLPNIQAVLLPKKTESHKPAKSK; from the exons CCCATGAACCGCA TCGGTTATCAGGGTGGTGGTTTGTCGAGAGATATCATGTCTGGCAGAGGAAAACAAGGTGGAAAGGTTCGTGCCAAGGCGAAGACACGTTCTTCCCGAGCTGGTCTGCAGTTCCCTGTCGGCCGTGTGCATAGGCTTCTTCGCAAGGGTAATTATGCCGAGAGAGTAGGAGCCGGCGCACCCGTGTATCTGGCAGCGGTGTTGGAGTATCTGACTGCTGAGATATTGGAGCTGGCTGGTAACGCTGCACGCGACAACAAAAAGACCCGTATCATTCCTCGGCACCTGCAACTTGCCGTTCGTAACGACGAGGAGCTCAATAAGCTGCTCGGAGGGGtcaccattgctcagggaggtgtTCTACCCAACATCCAGGCGGTGCTCTTGCCCAAGAAGACCGAGAGCCACAAGCCTGCCAAGAGCAAGTGA